From a single Theropithecus gelada isolate Dixy chromosome 8, Tgel_1.0, whole genome shotgun sequence genomic region:
- the BAALC gene encoding brain and acute leukemia cytoplasmic protein isoform X2, with protein sequence MGTGGEGGPWRRRGGTGGERARRRGGGHRGSSARLQRGRERGRNVAAAASSRAGAAPPGLSRRQSLQPSSRRARPRRRRMGCGGSRADAIEPRYYESWTRETESTWLTYTDSDSPPSAAAPDSGPEAGGLHAG encoded by the coding sequence ATGGGGACCGGAGGGGAGGGAGGACCTTGGAGACGGAGAGGAGGGACGGGCGGGGAGAGGGCCCGGCGGAGGGGCGGCGGACACCGCGGGAGCTCCGCGCGGCTGCAGCGCGGGCGGGAGCGGGGACGCAATGTCGCCGCTGCCGCCTCCTCGCGGGCCGGGGCTGCGCCGCCGGGGCTGAGCCGCCGCCAGAGCCTACAGCCGAGCAGCCGCCGGGCGCGCCCGCGGCGCAGGAGGATGGGCTGCGGTGGGAGCCGGGCGGATGCCATCGAGCCCCGCTACTACGAGAGCTGGACCCGGGAGACAGAATCCACCTGGCTCACCTACACCGACTCGGACTCGCCGCCCAGCGCCGCCGCCCCGGACAGCGGCCCCGAAGCGGGCGGCCTGCACGCGG